A window from Malacoplasma iowae encodes these proteins:
- the rpsO gene encoding 30S ribosomal protein S15, protein MAITKQEKAKIVKEFGGNEKNTGKTEVQIAILTAEISSLTNHLVDNKKDNTSKRGLYKKVSQRKSLLTYLKNTDINRYREIIKKLNLRGN, encoded by the coding sequence ATGGCTATAACTAAACAAGAAAAAGCTAAAATTGTTAAAGAATTTGGTGGTAATGAAAAAAATACAGGAAAAACAGAAGTTCAAATTGCTATTTTAACTGCTGAAATTTCATCGCTAACAAACCACTTAGTTGATAACAAAAAAGATAATACATCAAAAAGAGGATTATATAAAAAAGTTTCACAAAGAAAATCTTTATTAACTTATTTAAAAAATACTGATATTAATAGATACCGTGAAATTATTAAAAAACTTAATTTACGTGGTAACTAA
- the leuS gene encoding leucine--tRNA ligase — protein MYNHSLIEKKWSKYWKENKTFKFHDDIKNDKKFYVLDMFPYPSGSGLHVGHGKGYTFTDVIARYKRFQGFNVLHPIGWDAFGLPAEQYALDTGNHPESFTMKNIDNFRNQLQMFGFSYDYDKEVNTIDPKYYQWTQWIFIQLYKKGLAEIKDVDVNWCEALGTVLANEEVLTDENGNKVSERGKHPVVKKPMKQWVLKITEYADRLIDDLDLTDWNLGLKNIQTSWIGRTNGASIKFQVLNSKDIIEVFTSRPDTIFGVSFIGLSIDHEIVKQKAIKDQNVQKYINSVNSLKEYERNKDEAEKTGVFLDLYAIHPITKKQIPIYVTNYVLSNYGNGAVMGVPAHDLRDFLFAKKYGCEIIKVVDSEQDCYQEDGKHINSDFLNDLNINQATETIIKYLEKNKIGKSKTNYKLKDWLFSRQRYWGEPFPVLFDNNGNILLEDNLPLKLPKTDNIKPSGDGKSPLANLTDWVNVKIGNKLYQRETNTMPQWAGSCWYFLGYLLKQDNGEYIPLNSKEAFDIFKRWMPIDLYVGGQEHAVLHLLYARFWYKFLYDIKVVPNKEPFFKLVNQGMILGSDGEKMSKSKGNVVNPIDVIKLYGADSLRLYELFMGPITASLEWNDNGLAGMNKWINRVYRMFDTKKIDDKENKELELAYIKFVSKITKQIENYETNLAISEMMIFVNECYKYETLNAKIMEGFVTILSCFTPFICEEINEVFLKNKNSITKNKWPIVDESKIVVSEINIPVQINGKVRDVINIKIDQEEKEILNQALNTTKIKQLIENKEIVKTIYVKNKIVNLIIK, from the coding sequence ATGTACAATCATAGTTTGATAGAAAAAAAGTGAAGCAAGTATTGAAAAGAAAATAAAACTTTTAAATTCCATGATGATATTAAAAATGATAAAAAGTTTTATGTTTTAGATATGTTCCCCTATCCAAGCGGAAGTGGTTTACATGTGGGCCATGGTAAAGGTTATACTTTTACTGATGTAATTGCAAGATATAAAAGATTTCAAGGATTTAATGTTTTGCATCCAATTGGTTGAGATGCTTTTGGGTTGCCAGCTGAACAATATGCTTTAGATACTGGTAATCATCCAGAATCATTTACTATGAAAAACATAGATAACTTTAGAAACCAATTACAAATGTTTGGTTTTAGTTATGATTATGATAAAGAAGTTAATACTATTGATCCCAAATATTATCAATGAACACAATGAATTTTCATTCAACTTTATAAAAAAGGTCTAGCAGAAATAAAAGATGTTGATGTTAATTGATGTGAAGCGCTTGGAACAGTTTTAGCTAATGAAGAAGTATTAACAGATGAAAATGGAAACAAAGTATCTGAACGGGGAAAACACCCAGTTGTTAAAAAACCAATGAAACAATGGGTTCTTAAAATCACTGAGTATGCAGATAGATTGATTGATGATTTAGATTTAACAGATTGAAATCTTGGTTTAAAAAATATTCAAACATCTTGAATTGGCAGAACTAATGGTGCAAGTATTAAATTTCAAGTTTTAAACTCAAAAGATATAATTGAAGTTTTTACTTCAAGACCAGATACTATTTTTGGAGTAAGTTTTATTGGATTGTCAATTGATCATGAAATAGTAAAACAAAAAGCAATAAAAGACCAAAATGTACAAAAATATATTAATAGTGTTAACTCTTTAAAAGAGTATGAAAGAAATAAGGACGAAGCTGAAAAAACTGGTGTTTTTTTAGATTTGTATGCAATTCATCCTATCACTAAAAAACAAATTCCAATTTATGTTACAAACTATGTTTTATCAAACTATGGAAATGGTGCAGTCATGGGTGTTCCAGCACATGATTTAAGAGATTTTTTATTTGCTAAAAAATATGGTTGTGAAATCATTAAAGTAGTAGATTCAGAACAAGATTGTTACCAAGAAGATGGCAAACACATTAATTCAGATTTTTTAAATGATTTAAACATAAATCAAGCTACTGAAACAATAATTAAATATCTTGAAAAAAATAAAATTGGAAAAAGTAAAACTAATTATAAATTAAAAGATTGATTATTTAGCAGACAAAGATATTGAGGAGAACCATTCCCTGTTTTATTTGATAATAATGGTAATATTTTACTTGAAGATAACCTTCCATTAAAGTTGCCAAAAACTGATAATATCAAACCAAGTGGTGATGGAAAAAGTCCTTTAGCTAATTTAACAGATTGAGTTAACGTTAAAATTGGAAACAAATTATATCAAAGAGAAACTAATACAATGCCACAATGAGCTGGTAGTTGTTGATATTTTTTAGGTTATTTATTAAAACAAGATAATGGTGAATATATTCCCCTAAACTCTAAAGAAGCATTTGATATTTTTAAAAGATGAATGCCTATTGACTTATATGTTGGTGGACAAGAACATGCAGTTTTACATCTACTTTACGCTAGATTTTGATACAAATTTTTATATGATATAAAAGTTGTTCCAAATAAAGAACCATTTTTTAAATTAGTAAATCAAGGAATGATTTTAGGTAGTGATGGTGAAAAAATGTCTAAATCAAAAGGGAATGTTGTAAACCCTATTGATGTAATAAAACTTTATGGCGCTGATTCTTTGAGATTGTATGAATTATTTATGGGACCAATAACAGCATCTCTTGAATGAAATGATAATGGTCTTGCTGGGATGAATAAATGAATCAATCGTGTTTATAGAATGTTTGATACTAAAAAAATAGATGATAAAGAAAACAAAGAATTAGAATTAGCATATATAAAATTTGTTTCAAAAATAACAAAACAAATTGAAAATTATGAAACAAATTTAGCAATATCTGAAATGATGATTTTTGTTAATGAATGTTATAAATATGAAACATTAAATGCAAAAATAATGGAAGGGTTTGTAACTATTTTGTCTTGTTTCACTCCGTTTATTTGTGAAGAAATTAATGAAGTCTTTTTAAAAAATAAAAATAGTATTACAAAAAATAAATGACCTATAGTTGATGAATCAAAAATTGTTGTTTCTGAAATTAATATTCCAGTTCAAATTAATGGAAAAGTTAGAGATGTTATAAATATAAAAATTGATCAAGAAGAAAAAGAAATTTTAAACCAAGCTTTAAATACAACAAAAATAAAACAATTAATAGAAAACAAAGAGATTGTTAAAACAATTTATGTTAAAAACAAAATTGTAAATCTAATAATAAAATAA
- a CDS encoding DUF2179 domain-containing protein, whose amino-acid sequence MVQIADDLAKAETFPFSFDILFSPAFFSSIIMSIVLGLFLNKLFPKYQMCKVEINSRYVDKLRESIIADKKPYAISIYTIEGGYSRQQHKILTTNCMYVDAAKLLKYTREIDPNALYIVSILKSYDGYAYFKAKEVEQFNFKKWFSLFKKKHEIESEKPHEIKIEVDQNNMSLLEDKLKINSADEKIKDYDSTIDIDLDDENDEASETTFIVGNEIIDEKLDELHLKDIIEEQQEKSKISSKEKSENKDDELEIIFDQIENSNEQEKINHNHQEKNTNEKVVDNSEDKENKKKK is encoded by the coding sequence TTGGTTCAAATAGCTGATGATTTAGCAAAAGCTGAAACTTTTCCATTTTCATTTGATATTTTATTTTCACCAGCATTTTTCTCATCAATAATCATGAGTATTGTATTAGGTTTGTTTTTAAATAAATTATTTCCAAAATACCAAATGTGTAAAGTTGAAATTAATAGTAGATATGTTGATAAATTGCGTGAGTCAATCATTGCTGATAAAAAACCATATGCAATTTCAATTTATACAATTGAAGGTGGATATAGTAGACAACAACATAAAATACTTACAACAAATTGCATGTATGTAGATGCTGCTAAACTTTTAAAATATACAAGAGAAATTGATCCAAATGCTTTATATATAGTTTCCATTTTGAAATCATATGATGGTTATGCTTATTTTAAAGCCAAAGAAGTTGAACAATTTAATTTTAAAAAATGATTTAGTTTATTTAAAAAGAAACATGAAATTGAATCTGAAAAACCACATGAAATTAAAATTGAAGTTGATCAAAACAACATGAGTTTATTAGAAGATAAACTTAAAATTAATTCTGCTGATGAAAAGATAAAGGACTATGATTCAACAATTGATATTGATTTGGATGATGAAAATGATGAGGCTAGTGAAACTACCTTTATTGTTGGTAATGAAATTATTGATGAAAAATTGGATGAATTACATTTAAAAGATATTATAGAAGAACAACAAGAAAAAAGTAAAATTTCATCTAAAGAAAAAAGCGAAAATAAAGATGATGAATTAGAAATAATTTTTGATCAAATTGAAAACTCAAACGAACAAGAAAAAATAAACCATAATCATCAAGAAAAAAACACAAATGAAAAAGTGGTAGATAATTCAGAAGATAAAGAAAATAAAAAGAAAAAATAA
- a CDS encoding glutathione peroxidase, producing the protein MSIYDFVVKDIKGNDVSLSKYKNKVMIIVNVASKCGNTKQYEELQNLYDKYKDDGLVILGFPCNQFFMQEPKSNEEILEFCQTKYNVTFDMFAKIKVNGKEGVEPLYDFLKNEIKWTERAKNVKWNFEKFLVDKNGKVVDRIMPKITPFDIEDKIKKLLY; encoded by the coding sequence ATGAGTATATATGATTTTGTAGTAAAAGATATTAAAGGAAATGATGTAAGTTTATCAAAATATAAAAATAAAGTTATGATCATTGTTAATGTTGCAAGTAAGTGTGGTAACACAAAGCAATATGAAGAACTTCAAAATTTATATGATAAATATAAAGATGATGGTTTGGTAATATTAGGTTTTCCATGTAATCAGTTTTTTATGCAAGAACCAAAATCAAATGAAGAAATCTTAGAATTCTGCCAGACTAAATATAATGTTACATTTGATATGTTTGCAAAAATTAAAGTTAATGGAAAAGAAGGTGTTGAGCCTTTGTATGACTTTTTAAAAAACGAAATTAAATGAACAGAACGTGCTAAAAATGTGAAATGAAATTTTGAAAAATTTTTGGTTGATAAGAATGGTAAAGTAGTAGATAGAATTATGCCAAAAATTACCCCATTTGATATTGAAGATAAAATTAAAAAATTGCTTTATTAA
- the ribF gene encoding riboflavin biosynthesis protein RibF, translating to MKIVNLNNLTTNYEVDNLIIGHFNIIHNGHLKLINKHKNFSFLIFQNNPSKSYNMYSLDERIENLKQFKPEFIFYFDILEDNCDAIEFIEKYLKKINIKNIIVGSDYRFGKNKTGDVNLLKKYFNVDCINNDEVISTHKILSLIENGEIEKANKLSAFNFYYYGEVIHGKKIGTKNFFPTANMVQNKTIKIKAGSYVSKTLVDKKWYSSISFVGIPKTVESSLEVVETYIFNFSENIYGKKIKVELLKFIRENQKFNSFEELLKNIQNDLQIAKNFFHIN from the coding sequence ATGAAAATAGTAAACCTAAATAATTTAACTACTAATTATGAAGTTGATAATTTAATTATTGGACATTTCAACATAATTCATAATGGACATCTAAAATTAATTAATAAACATAAAAATTTTTCTTTTCTTATTTTTCAAAATAACCCTTCAAAAAGTTATAATATGTATTCTTTAGATGAAAGAATAGAAAACTTAAAACAATTTAAACCAGAATTTATTTTTTATTTTGATATCTTAGAAGACAATTGTGATGCTATTGAATTTATTGAAAAATATTTAAAAAAAATTAATATAAAAAACATTATTGTTGGATCTGACTATCGTTTTGGAAAAAATAAAACCGGTGATGTTAATTTATTAAAAAAATATTTTAATGTTGATTGTATAAATAATGATGAAGTTATATCGACACATAAAATACTATCTTTAATTGAAAATGGAGAAATTGAAAAAGCTAATAAATTATCAGCATTTAATTTTTATTATTATGGTGAAGTTATACATGGTAAAAAAATTGGAACTAAAAATTTTTTTCCAACAGCTAATATGGTTCAAAATAAAACAATAAAAATTAAAGCAGGAAGTTATGTATCAAAAACACTTGTAGATAAAAAATGGTACAGTAGCATTTCTTTTGTTGGAATTCCAAAAACTGTTGAATCAAGTTTAGAAGTTGTTGAAACATATATATTTAATTTTTCAGAAAATATATATGGTAAAAAAATCAAGGTTGAACTTTTAAAATTCATAAGAGAAAATCAAAAATTCAATTCATTTGAAGAATTATTAAAAAACATTCAAAATGATTTGCAAATTGCAAAAAATTTCTTTCATATTAATTAA
- the rpmG gene encoding 50S ribosomal protein L33, whose amino-acid sequence MAIKRSVRLECNECKEINYLTFKNQKKHPERLELNKYCSRCQKAQPHKETKKK is encoded by the coding sequence ATGGCAATTAAAAGAAGCGTTAGATTAGAGTGTAATGAATGTAAAGAAATTAATTATTTAACATTCAAAAACCAAAAGAAACATCCAGAACGTTTAGAATTAAACAAATATTGTTCTAGATGTCAAAAAGCACAACCACACAAAGAAACTAAAAAGAAATAA
- a CDS encoding ABC transporter permease, producing MKELMKNVLKSFKSSFLLITALVFILFSIIFSSLSLSFLNDNLQSSINSINAYGNSANTIVEQNYQTTAPIYSVDEKLTPTKQKTYVSKFVYQTSDSQNNNVLFPYSPNDFSNSLVNSKPWEYRKKGILRANGSTITNLNGENDFIPKNINTSDHTKWFALGWSFANASGIKLFDPNNLIFVGNNISDLKLGGYFNETAGQVDELITFNESNYVANKNTWTDIYALNNATVATSGLEGTYKNRIVNLPTSTLLKNVVSVTRYAELYDALFKNVEMKEENFYTLTLNYNNLSSIQKQVIDKFYTKEQKDNILNKKVLIKDSWLDENLKAENKDNLEKKNELLKNWLQKIASQESEKLNKELSSKYDLLSEKFLNDQNITYNKNKSFTLPYSDSSISYLVSRKGNETIDRIVYSDGSRLQNSTKYLDMANAINDVVITSDNKSYLYNLLYLMLSGSVTTGNEYLKSVYNKGVNVLNSLNDGLAVNNENYSEFFAIYQPNITKQELVETKYQRIDIKTSYLDGVDTFPTNNTFSMFNPYSFATVVPEKYLVTNNKNVLPRYVWQEALNKTSDDFKKWLANLDSRYYFKVNTLTFVIIGSGISPEMVYPSSSLESLIINPKNEILLYVDEQGYKSILNTQPTIFENKYYAAQIDKGSYQETNKYINNLNKIYKSEFNQNSNSNLVYNIGDFKNNKNILTFRIVLPNQIKLYISSIAITVIVILVVVGIYLTYLLVKTYINRNLVQLAIIKANGFSNLRITFGISLFGMFVSLIAGIFGYIAALFLQTQFLQVVSTYWFISISLSAFSILTFFGTFIISFILFFIFSYIILTIRFKTPISQLISQNTEMKANKILGWSKFSLYSNMDSPLFKFRLNLSFSNIGRFVFYTLLCSIGLAFITGSIVLREKFEESQYNTSINKQYNYKFDLTTPTEQSGLYKYQKYSELGFSDPEKGIYPIYKGMVNKTKYETPSIYNYPYKLEELKIYDPVTNEPKKDANGNEIYFGNILLPSYNANLMLERDLNFSQNVVLSKWLLDFNFSTIGINPWQFVKESLSPELVAKVETQSNNFLKAIYESNNKYIKKDLDENKFILYDQTSNTYILNSNAVVDQTTLDPSKIKFNSKFLKFIGEVYGVEELSNKDVKLSFGIVPYDNNSETFTYIDASTVLQKNPLDIKIVGINPESKMIQLRNDKSQMINNLLKEPNTIIVNNGAAYKYRIKVGDIINFSVKNSYYRYSEKILSNQNIDISKYEAAKIKSFKVVVIATSSFGEEFYTSQKSANEAIGLNLNLSNQDQGAKVYLNNQITERDKIKRNYVSNDKLIKSGYVPFNGIISNSNNPILLNNSLVFYSSIGSWPNISKFDRNSLLNYSKQEEWQDPGKKSEMNYQNLRIRQNELLFQLVSPQNNSFINEADLSKFNTIASTLVKEYPSDESMSQFIISIFGATPINVNLSGLDNNLSITQVYVSIVNTIKIVQIIGMSIVAPIIIIMIFVLTSLMMSDIKKIISVLKTLGYSDKENILSILFTYLPIILVGLLLGFALFVGTTFIIQFLVYGISSIFISASISWLPYLYGALSIIAILLVNFAIMVISLKRTNLKVVINYLE from the coding sequence ATGAAAGAGTTGATGAAAAACGTTTTGAAATCATTCAAATCATCTTTTTTGCTAATTACAGCATTAGTTTTTATTCTGTTTAGTATCATTTTTAGTTCATTGTCTTTATCATTTCTTAATGATAATTTGCAATCAAGTATTAATTCCATAAATGCATATGGTAATAGTGCTAATACTATAGTGGAACAAAACTATCAGACAACAGCACCAATTTATTCTGTTGATGAAAAACTAACTCCAACTAAACAAAAGACATATGTTTCAAAATTTGTCTATCAGACATCTGATTCACAAAATAACAATGTTCTTTTCCCGTATTCGCCAAATGATTTTTCTAATTCTCTAGTTAATTCAAAACCATGAGAATACCGTAAAAAAGGAATCTTAAGAGCAAATGGTTCAACTATTACAAATTTAAATGGTGAAAATGATTTTATTCCTAAAAATATAAATACTAGTGATCATACTAAATGATTTGCTTTGGGCTGATCATTTGCAAATGCTAGTGGTATTAAATTGTTTGATCCAAATAATTTAATATTTGTGGGGAATAATATTTCAGATTTAAAACTAGGTGGTTATTTTAATGAAACTGCAGGTCAAGTAGATGAATTAATAACATTTAATGAGAGTAATTATGTTGCAAATAAAAATACCTGAACAGATATTTATGCTTTAAATAATGCAACAGTTGCAACTTCAGGTTTAGAAGGAACTTATAAAAATAGAATAGTTAACCTTCCAACATCTACATTACTAAAAAATGTAGTATCAGTTACAAGATATGCAGAATTATATGATGCATTATTTAAAAATGTTGAAATGAAAGAAGAAAATTTCTATACTTTAACATTAAACTATAATAATTTGTCTTCAATCCAAAAACAAGTTATTGATAAATTTTATACAAAAGAACAAAAAGATAATATTTTAAATAAAAAAGTATTAATTAAAGATTCATGGTTGGACGAAAATTTAAAAGCTGAAAATAAAGATAATCTTGAGAAAAAGAATGAACTATTAAAAAATTGATTGCAAAAAATAGCATCACAAGAATCTGAAAAATTAAATAAAGAACTAAGTTCCAAATATGATTTGTTGTCAGAAAAATTTTTGAATGATCAAAACATAACATACAATAAAAACAAATCTTTCACTTTACCATATTCAGATTCATCAATTAGTTACCTAGTTTCAAGAAAAGGAAATGAAACTATCGATAGAATTGTTTACTCAGATGGTAGTAGATTACAAAATAGCACAAAATATCTAGACATGGCTAATGCCATTAATGATGTAGTGATAACAAGTGATAATAAATCATATTTATACAATTTACTTTATTTAATGTTAAGTGGTTCGGTTACTACTGGAAATGAATATTTAAAAAGTGTCTACAATAAAGGTGTTAATGTTTTAAATTCATTGAATGATGGATTAGCAGTTAACAATGAAAATTATTCTGAATTTTTTGCAATATATCAACCAAATATCACTAAACAAGAATTGGTTGAAACTAAATATCAAAGAATAGATATTAAAACTAGTTATCTTGATGGTGTTGACACTTTTCCAACTAACAATACTTTTAGTATGTTTAATCCATATAGTTTTGCAACAGTGGTTCCAGAAAAATATTTGGTTACAAATAATAAAAATGTATTACCTAGATATGTATGACAAGAAGCATTAAACAAAACAAGTGACGACTTTAAAAAATGACTAGCAAATCTTGATTCTAGATATTATTTTAAAGTTAATACATTAACTTTTGTCATTATAGGTTCTGGTATTTCACCCGAGATGGTTTATCCTTCAAGCTCTCTAGAAAGTTTAATTATTAACCCAAAAAATGAAATATTATTATATGTAGACGAACAAGGTTATAAATCTATTTTAAATACTCAGCCAACTATTTTCGAAAACAAATACTATGCAGCTCAAATAGATAAAGGTAGCTATCAAGAAACCAATAAATATATAAATAATTTAAATAAGATTTATAAAAGTGAATTTAATCAAAACTCAAATTCTAATCTTGTATATAATATTGGAGATTTTAAAAACAATAAAAATATTTTAACTTTTAGAATTGTTTTGCCAAATCAAATAAAATTATATATCTCATCTATTGCAATAACTGTAATTGTAATTCTTGTGGTTGTGGGTATATATTTAACATATCTATTGGTTAAAACATATATTAATAGAAATTTAGTTCAATTAGCAATTATTAAAGCTAATGGATTTAGCAATTTAAGAATTACTTTTGGAATATCATTATTTGGAATGTTTGTTTCATTAATTGCAGGTATATTTGGTTATATTGCAGCACTATTTTTACAAACACAATTCTTACAAGTTGTTTCTACATATTGATTTATATCTATTAGTTTATCAGCATTTTCGATTCTAACTTTTTTTGGAACATTTATTATTTCATTTATTTTGTTTTTCATTTTTAGTTACATAATATTGACTATTAGATTTAAAACTCCTATATCTCAATTAATATCTCAAAACACTGAAATGAAAGCTAATAAAATATTGGGATGAAGTAAATTTAGTTTATATAGTAATATGGATAGCCCATTATTTAAATTTAGATTAAATCTTTCATTTAGTAATATAGGTAGATTTGTGTTTTATACATTATTATGTTCTATAGGTTTAGCGTTTATAACAGGTTCTATTGTTTTAAGAGAAAAATTTGAAGAGTCACAATACAACACTTCTATAAATAAACAATATAATTACAAATTTGATTTAACAACACCAACAGAACAAAGTGGGTTATATAAATATCAAAAATATAGTGAACTTGGATTTAGTGATCCAGAAAAAGGAATTTACCCAATTTATAAAGGAATGGTTAACAAAACAAAATATGAAACACCATCAATTTATAATTATCCTTACAAATTAGAAGAATTAAAAATTTATGATCCTGTTACAAATGAGCCAAAAAAAGATGCTAATGGAAATGAAATTTATTTTGGAAATATTTTATTACCTTCTTACAATGCAAATTTAATGTTAGAGCGTGATTTAAACTTTTCTCAAAATGTTGTATTAAGTAAATGATTGCTTGATTTTAATTTTTCAACTATTGGAATTAATCCATGACAATTTGTTAAAGAAAGTTTATCTCCTGAATTGGTTGCAAAAGTTGAAACACAAAGCAATAATTTTTTAAAAGCCATTTATGAGTCTAATAATAAATATATTAAAAAAGATTTAGATGAAAATAAATTTATTTTATATGACCAAACATCAAACACATATATATTAAATTCAAATGCTGTGGTTGATCAAACTACACTAGATCCATCAAAAATTAAATTTAATTCAAAATTTTTAAAATTTATTGGTGAGGTTTATGGAGTTGAAGAATTAAGTAACAAGGATGTTAAACTTTCTTTTGGAATAGTTCCATATGATAATAATTCAGAAACGTTTACATATATAGATGCATCAACGGTGCTACAAAAAAATCCATTAGATATAAAAATTGTTGGTATTAATCCAGAATCAAAAATGATTCAATTAAGAAATGATAAATCTCAAATGATTAATAATCTTTTAAAAGAACCAAATACAATAATTGTTAATAATGGTGCTGCTTATAAATATAGAATAAAAGTTGGGGACATTATCAACTTTAGTGTTAAAAATTCATATTATAGATATAGTGAAAAAATATTATCTAATCAAAATATTGATATATCAAAGTATGAAGCAGCAAAAATTAAATCATTTAAAGTTGTTGTAATTGCAACAAGTTCATTTGGTGAAGAATTTTATACATCACAAAAATCAGCAAATGAAGCAATAGGATTAAACTTAAATTTATCTAATCAAGACCAAGGTGCAAAAGTTTATTTAAATAATCAAATAACAGAAAGAGATAAAATTAAAAGAAACTATGTATCAAATGATAAATTAATTAAGAGTGGTTATGTTCCTTTCAACGGCATAATTTCAAACTCTAATAATCCTATACTATTAAACAATAGTTTAGTTTTCTATAGTTCTATAGGGTCTTGACCAAATATTTCTAAATTTGACAGAAATAGTTTGTTAAATTATTCAAAACAAGAAGAATGACAAGATCCAGGTAAAAAAAGTGAAATGAATTATCAAAACTTAAGGATTAGACAAAATGAACTTTTATTTCAATTAGTATCACCACAAAACAATAGTTTTATAAATGAAGCTGATCTTTCAAAATTTAATACAATTGCAAGTACATTAGTAAAAGAATACCCATCTGATGAATCAATGTCACAATTTATTATTAGTATATTTGGTGCAACACCAATCAATGTTAATTTATCTGGACTAGATAATAATTTATCAATAACACAAGTTTATGTGAGCATTGTTAATACAATTAAAATTGTTCAAATTATTGGGATGTCTATAGTAGCACCAATAATCATAATTATGATATTTGTTTTAACTTCATTAATGATGAGTGACATTAAAAAAATAATTTCAGTTTTAAAAACATTGGGATATTCAGATAAAGAAAATATTTTAAGTATTTTATTTACATATTTACCAATTATTTTAGTTGGATTGTTATTGGGATTTGCATTATTTGTAGGTACAACGTTTATAATACAATTTTTAGTGTATGGAATTTCGTCAATATTCATTAGTGCATCTATTTCTTGATTGCCATATCTTTATGGCGCTTTATCAATAATTGCAATTTTATTAGTTAATTTTGCTATTATGGTTATTTCATTGAAAAGAACAAATTTAAAAGTAGTTATTAATTACTTGGAATAA
- a CDS encoding aminopeptidase P family protein, protein MNNADAFLFVSDVNRYWYTEFQSSYGFVVCTLNKTYLFLDKRYFQKAVDTIKDENIIIIDLKSQQQVLDLLVELGVNKLLVEKEHFLLSDFSFYGKDITKIIPFQSSILRIQKTAKELKNIQKACDIVCETMNWIQTVIEPGMTEIEVSNMVSAHMLDLGAEKNSFDPIVASGPNGAYPHHRPSNRVIENNEFVTIDMGCIYKGYCSDLTRTFPIGTPDQKLIDAYNVVLKSNETGIQSVKYKMNGNELDKICRDIISETEFKDYFVHSTGHGVGIEVHELPNVSTSYNKPLEHNSVITVEPGIYIPGLGGIRIEDMVLVDKDNNHITLTSLANKYRFN, encoded by the coding sequence ATGAATAATGCAGATGCATTTTTGTTTGTGTCTGATGTAAATCGTTACTGATATACAGAATTTCAATCATCTTATGGATTTGTGGTTTGTACTTTAAATAAAACATATTTATTTTTGGATAAAAGATATTTTCAAAAAGCAGTAGATACAATTAAAGATGAAAATATTATTATCATTGATTTGAAATCTCAACAACAAGTTCTTGATTTACTAGTTGAATTAGGTGTTAATAAATTACTTGTTGAAAAAGAACATTTTTTATTAAGTGACTTTAGTTTTTATGGGAAAGATATTACTAAGATAATTCCATTTCAATCAAGCATTTTAAGAATTCAAAAAACAGCTAAAGAACTAAAAAACATTCAAAAAGCTTGTGATATAGTTTGTGAAACTATGAATTGAATTCAAACAGTGATTGAACCAGGAATGACAGAAATAGAAGTATCAAATATGGTTAGTGCTCACATGTTAGATCTTGGAGCAGAAAAAAATTCATTTGATCCAATAGTTGCAAGTGGTCCTAATGGAGCTTATCCTCACCATAGACCATCAAATAGAGTTATTGAAAATAATGAATTTGTAACAATTGATATGGGATGTATCTACAAAGGTTATTGTTCTGATTTGACTAGAACTTTCCCTATTGGAACTCCTGATCAAAAATTAATTGATGCTTATAATGTAGTATTAAAATCAAATGAAACAGGAATTCAAAGTGTTAAATACAAAATGAATGGTAATGAACTTGATAAAATTTGTAGGGATATAATTTCAGAAACTGAATTTAAAGATTATTTTGTTCATTCAACAGGTCATGGTGTTGGAATTGAAGTTCATGAACTTCCAAATGTTAGTACAAGTTATAATAAACCTTTAGAACATAATTCAGTTATTACTGTTGAACCAGGTATTTATATACCAGGTCTTGGTGGAATTAGAATTGAAGACATGGTTTTAGTTGATAAGGATAATAATCATATAACTCTAACAAGTTTAGCAAATAAATATAGATTTAATTAA